In a genomic window of Lacrimispora sp. BS-2:
- the selD gene encoding selenide, water dikinase SelD → MIPDQEVRLTQMTKTAGCAAKIGPGTLAGILENLPKFQDPNLLVGIETSDDGAIYKVNEETALIQTLDFFTPVVDDPYTFGQIAAANALSDIYAMGGEPKVALNIVAWPNCVNPAFLGKILEGGASKVLEAGAVLAGGHSIQDDEPKYGLSVTGFVHPDKVFKNCEARPGDVLILTKPLGTGIINTAVKADMASEEAKQEVIRVMTSLNKKAKQVIEHYEIHSCTDITGFGLAGHAVEMAEGSGVTIEIFVKDLPIQKEAKSLAQMGLIPEGAYRNRSYTESKLDFGETEEYIRDIFCDPQTSGGLLISVSPEDAKNIMKDLKEAEMETAYGIIGQVVEQEEKSVKLR, encoded by the coding sequence ATGATACCAGATCAAGAAGTAAGACTTACCCAAATGACGAAAACTGCTGGCTGCGCCGCTAAAATCGGCCCTGGAACCCTTGCCGGGATATTAGAGAACCTGCCTAAATTTCAGGATCCCAATCTGTTGGTGGGGATTGAAACCTCTGATGACGGAGCCATCTATAAGGTAAATGAGGAAACCGCATTGATCCAGACCCTTGATTTTTTCACTCCGGTGGTGGATGATCCTTATACCTTTGGCCAGATAGCGGCCGCCAATGCACTGAGTGATATTTACGCCATGGGAGGGGAACCCAAAGTGGCTCTTAATATTGTGGCATGGCCAAACTGCGTCAATCCGGCTTTTTTGGGGAAGATTTTAGAGGGAGGGGCCTCCAAGGTTCTTGAGGCAGGTGCTGTACTTGCCGGAGGTCATTCCATTCAGGATGACGAGCCTAAATATGGCTTAAGTGTTACCGGCTTTGTTCATCCGGACAAGGTTTTTAAAAACTGCGAAGCCAGACCGGGAGATGTTCTCATTCTGACAAAGCCTTTGGGCACCGGAATTATCAACACCGCTGTCAAGGCGGATATGGCATCAGAAGAAGCGAAACAGGAAGTGATCCGTGTCATGACCTCTTTAAACAAGAAGGCAAAGCAGGTGATCGAGCATTATGAAATTCATAGCTGCACCGATATCACAGGCTTTGGCCTGGCAGGTCATGCGGTTGAGATGGCAGAGGGCAGCGGTGTTACAATAGAAATTTTCGTTAAGGATTTACCGATCCAAAAGGAAGCGAAGAGCCTTGCCCAGATGGGACTTATTCCGGAAGGTGCTTACCGGAACCGTTCCTATACGGAGAGCAAGCTGGATTTTGGGGAGACAGAGGAATACATCCGTGATATTTTCTGTGATCCCCAGACTTCAGGAGGACTTTTAATCAGTGTTTCGCCTGAGGATGCAAAAAACATTATGAAGGATTTAAAAGAAGCGGAAATGGAGACAGCCTACGGCATCATCGGACAGGTGGTGGAACAGGAAGAAAAATCAGTAAAGTTGAGGTAA
- the addA gene encoding helicase-exonuclease AddAB subunit AddA — MAISWTEEQKAIIESRNRNLLVSAAAGSGKTAVLVERIIRMITEGETPLRIDQLLVMTFTKAAADEMRERVLKAVDEKLMENPDSSHLQMQAAMIPYAQITTIDSFCLGLIKDHYNKLDIDPAFRVGDEGELILLRADVMKEMLEEYYEKADPLFEKFVETYATGKSDRGIEDYIMQVYTFSQSNPWPMEWLDRCRKELETSDMDEIMDTGWMKFLMKDAGLQLSELKFQVEKAMEVCEEENGPEAYLPMLANDLQMLDRLSLAKDYETFNEQLKKVAFDRLASIRSKDIDAEKKAFVTGIRDRVKKAVGKLLDLYCFESPEEVLSDIRGTRDAVTTLLHLAGEYACKYQEKKKEKNLVDFNDLEHYALEILLTKEDGKIMPTEVADELSRQFEEILVDEYQDSNDVQEALIGSISRERFGTPNVFMVGDVKQSIYQFRLARPQLFLEKYDSYSKEEGKYQKIELHQNFRSRDEVLSSINEVFYQIMTKNLGNIQYTKDAALHPGAEFPKEEGRVGEKTELLMIHGSGNLLKQLDEDAVDYTSREMEAKIIAGKIKELTDPVNGLLIWDKRLGGKGGYHIAGYGDVVILLRSLSGWAEDFVNVLMNEGIPAYAERKTGYFTAPEVETILSMLNIIDNPMQDIPLAAVLKSPIGRVMDEEMAHLMAVWKKTAKKGQDRGLYGAWQHYRKEYGEMEDPDYPDLFKKLETFFELLSIYRKKSSYLSIHELLYDLYEGTGYYDYISAMPAGEVRRANLSMLVEKASAYEKTSYTGLFHFIRYIENLKKYDTDFGEASLAGEENTVRVMSIHKSKGLEFPVVFLAGMGKKFNKQDTYGKILIDPDLGIGTDHLDLERRIKAPTLKKHVLRRKMDLGAMGEELRVLYVAMTRAKEKLVMTGLDRYLDKKLERFAEILRVEGQIPFTILGSADSYLDWMLMSLSGKYSISQIQGEEGADTGNLILKELSVSDLVGGEMERQAEKKLTKDALLSLDTVRVYDQEFAADLRAAFEYCYPHEADTRLHTKLTVSELKKQGQFADEEESEFLPTIPLFLREDDKVERPGGAFRGTAYHRAMELLDFGKVRTREDLRDALEGFRRDQRMDEESLSLLSEKTLMAFLNSSLGKRLAAAEVSGRLKKEQQFVVGFPARDIDAGDSDELILIQGIMDAYMEEEGGLVLVDYKTDHIKPGEEKVLVDRYQMQMDYYERALEQMTGKKVREKIIYSMTLEKEITLS, encoded by the coding sequence ATGGCGATTAGCTGGACAGAGGAACAAAAGGCTATCATTGAAAGCAGAAACAGGAATCTCCTGGTATCGGCAGCAGCAGGAAGTGGGAAAACGGCTGTGCTGGTTGAAAGGATCATCCGCATGATCACGGAAGGAGAAACTCCCTTAAGGATCGATCAGCTTCTGGTCATGACCTTTACCAAGGCGGCTGCCGATGAAATGCGGGAACGGGTGTTAAAGGCCGTAGATGAAAAGCTTATGGAGAATCCTGACAGCTCTCATTTACAGATGCAGGCAGCCATGATTCCCTATGCCCAGATCACCACCATTGACAGCTTTTGCCTTGGACTTATTAAAGATCATTATAATAAGCTGGATATTGATCCTGCCTTCCGGGTAGGGGATGAGGGAGAGCTGATCCTTTTACGGGCTGATGTGATGAAGGAGATGCTGGAAGAGTATTACGAAAAGGCCGATCCCTTATTTGAGAAGTTTGTGGAAACCTATGCCACGGGAAAGTCTGACAGAGGAATTGAGGATTATATCATGCAGGTATATACCTTTTCCCAGAGCAATCCCTGGCCAATGGAATGGCTCGACCGATGCAGGAAAGAACTTGAGACTTCTGACATGGATGAGATCATGGATACCGGCTGGATGAAATTTTTAATGAAGGATGCAGGGCTTCAGCTTTCGGAATTAAAATTCCAGGTGGAGAAGGCCATGGAGGTCTGCGAGGAGGAAAACGGGCCGGAGGCCTATCTTCCCATGCTGGCAAATGACTTACAGATGCTGGACCGTTTAAGTCTTGCCAAGGATTATGAGACGTTTAATGAGCAGTTAAAAAAGGTCGCCTTTGACCGCCTGGCTTCTATCCGCAGCAAGGATATTGATGCAGAAAAGAAGGCTTTTGTGACAGGGATCCGGGACAGGGTGAAAAAGGCGGTTGGAAAGCTCCTGGATTTATACTGCTTTGAATCGCCGGAGGAGGTTCTTTCCGATATCAGGGGAACCAGGGACGCAGTGACGACTCTTCTTCATCTGGCAGGAGAATATGCCTGTAAGTATCAGGAAAAGAAAAAGGAAAAGAACCTGGTAGATTTTAATGATTTGGAGCATTATGCTTTGGAAATACTGCTTACAAAGGAAGATGGAAAGATCATGCCGACCGAGGTAGCTGACGAGCTTAGCAGGCAGTTTGAGGAAATCCTGGTAGACGAATACCAGGACAGCAATGATGTCCAGGAGGCCCTGATCGGCAGCATTTCCAGAGAACGGTTCGGAACCCCTAACGTGTTTATGGTAGGCGATGTGAAGCAGAGCATCTACCAGTTCCGTCTTGCCAGGCCCCAACTGTTTTTAGAGAAATATGACTCCTATTCCAAAGAGGAAGGAAAGTATCAGAAGATCGAGCTGCACCAGAATTTCCGAAGCAGGGATGAAGTCCTTTCCAGCATTAATGAGGTATTTTACCAGATCATGACAAAAAATCTGGGAAATATACAGTATACAAAGGATGCGGCACTCCATCCGGGAGCAGAATTTCCTAAAGAAGAGGGGCGTGTTGGAGAGAAAACAGAGCTTCTTATGATCCATGGATCAGGGAACTTATTAAAGCAGCTTGATGAGGATGCCGTTGATTATACCAGCCGGGAGATGGAGGCAAAGATCATTGCAGGAAAGATCAAGGAGCTTACGGACCCGGTAAACGGCCTTCTGATCTGGGATAAAAGGCTGGGGGGGAAGGGAGGCTACCACATCGCCGGATATGGGGATGTGGTCATCCTGCTAAGAAGCTTAAGCGGCTGGGCGGAAGACTTTGTAAACGTCCTGATGAACGAAGGGATCCCTGCCTATGCGGAACGGAAAACCGGATATTTTACTGCACCTGAGGTGGAAACCATCCTTTCTATGCTGAATATTATTGACAACCCCATGCAGGATATCCCTCTGGCGGCAGTATTAAAGTCACCCATAGGCAGGGTGATGGATGAGGAAATGGCTCATTTGATGGCTGTTTGGAAAAAGACGGCTAAAAAAGGCCAGGACAGGGGATTATATGGAGCATGGCAGCATTACAGAAAGGAATATGGGGAGATGGAGGATCCGGATTATCCGGACCTGTTTAAGAAGCTGGAGACTTTTTTTGAGCTGCTTTCCATTTACAGGAAGAAATCATCTTATCTTTCCATTCATGAACTGCTTTATGACCTGTATGAAGGAACCGGTTATTATGATTACATTTCCGCCATGCCGGCAGGAGAGGTCCGGAGGGCCAATCTTTCCATGCTGGTGGAAAAGGCGTCTGCCTATGAGAAGACCAGCTATACCGGATTGTTCCATTTTATCCGTTACATTGAAAACTTAAAAAAATACGATACGGATTTTGGGGAGGCTTCCCTGGCCGGGGAGGAGAATACGGTCAGGGTCATGAGCATCCACAAGAGCAAGGGACTGGAATTTCCGGTGGTGTTTCTGGCGGGCATGGGAAAGAAGTTTAATAAGCAGGACACTTATGGAAAGATTCTCATAGACCCGGACTTAGGGATCGGGACCGACCATCTGGATCTTGAACGCCGAATCAAGGCGCCTACCTTAAAAAAGCATGTCCTTCGCAGAAAAATGGATCTTGGGGCCATGGGAGAGGAGCTTCGGGTGCTTTATGTTGCCATGACAAGGGCAAAGGAAAAGCTGGTGATGACCGGACTTGACCGGTATCTGGACAAAAAACTGGAGCGCTTTGCCGAGATTTTAAGAGTGGAGGGCCAGATCCCCTTTACCATTCTCGGTTCCGCGGATTCTTATTTGGACTGGATGCTCATGAGCCTTTCAGGAAAATATTCCATTTCCCAAATCCAGGGGGAGGAAGGAGCGGACACCGGGAATTTGATTCTAAAGGAATTGTCGGTATCTGATTTAGTAGGAGGAGAGATGGAACGGCAGGCTGAAAAGAAGCTGACAAAGGACGCGCTCCTGTCCCTTGATACGGTCAGAGTTTATGACCAGGAATTTGCAGCGGATCTAAGGGCTGCCTTTGAGTACTGTTATCCCCATGAGGCTGATACCAGGCTCCATACCAAGCTGACCGTATCCGAGTTAAAAAAGCAGGGACAGTTTGCAGATGAGGAAGAAAGTGAGTTTCTTCCCACGATTCCCTTATTCCTAAGAGAAGATGATAAGGTGGAACGCCCTGGAGGAGCATTCCGGGGAACTGCTTATCACAGGGCTATGGAGCTTTTGGACTTTGGAAAGGTAAGAACCAGGGAAGATTTAAGAGATGCCCTGGAAGGATTCCGCAGGGATCAGCGGATGGATGAAGAAAGCCTTTCCCTTTTGTCGGAGAAAACCCTTATGGCTTTTTTGAACTCTTCCCTAGGAAAGCGTCTGGCGGCGGCAGAAGTCTCAGGGCGTTTGAAAAAGGAACAGCAGTTTGTAGTAGGATTTCCTGCACGGGATATAGATGCAGGGGATTCTGATGAACTGATCCTCATCCAGGGTATCATGGATGCCTATATGGAAGAGGAAGGAGGCCTGGTTTTGGTGGACTATAAAACGGATCATATAAAGCCTGGAGAAGAAAAGGTGCTGGTAGACCGGTATCAGATGCAGATGGATTATTATGAACGTGCCCTGGAACAGATGACAGGGAAAAAGGTCAGGGAAAAAATCATTTATTCCATGACACTGGAAAAGGAAATAACCCTGAGCTGA
- the addB gene encoding helicase-exonuclease AddAB subunit AddB: MSLQLILGGSGSGKTYRLYTELIRQSIEQPDTRYIAIVPEQFTMQTQKEIVSLHPNHGVMNIDIVSFKRLAYRVFEELAISNPQVLDDMGKSMVLRKVAANKKKDLVLYKEHLSKSGFISQLKSMLSELYQYGISPEMLSEEIPDTISPMLRQKLSDISVIYQGFKDYIKDKYITTEEILDVLCRVLPRSELIKNSVITLDGYTGFTPVQYRILELFLRYSKRVIVTVTIDPAENMSRRSGVQELFYMSRQMIWKLNELAKETEAGKEKDILLKNHPAVRYLGESEGEDREGQGCGENALDFLEQNLYRYKGKSCHEVSGSIRLIKALNPMEEIAFVIRSMEEEIRSHGLRYRDMAVITGDIGGYSNEIIHQFQLNGIPYFLDNKKSILKNPMVELIRAAMEIIQKDFSYESVFRYLRTGLITSKEEEEKTDRLENYVLAMGIRGFKKWDTLWEGWYRGGKELNLEELNEFREEIMAPLRRLREAFKNADSTVASMTGAVTALLMETGIEEKMLTFEEKFRAMGEFTLVMEYSQVYGLVMDLFDRLAGLLGEEHVSRKEYGEILEAGFSEIQVGLIPATLDRVVVGDITRTRLDHIKVLFFVGVNDGIVPVKKEKSSLFTDREREFLGNHDMELAPTAREEGLRQRFYLYLALTKPEKRLVLSYAAMDGSGKSLRPSTLVGELKRLFPGLLEISPSRLGVPLSMREAKDRLADGLREFGKTGEDRKLLELLKAFLLSENHREEGKRLAEAAFYAYEQRGIGKVAAKALYGSVISGSVTRMEQYASCAYAHFLNYGLELMERQEYELAAMDIGNLFHDSIDLWFQRMKEEGRDFRNITEEERKSLVHECVAKVTEEYGNTILKSSARNAYLAGKVERITDRTVWALSEQLKKGDFVPVGFEVSFSAADQLKAMRIPLSKEEAIHLRGRIDRMDLCEDEDAVYVKIIDYKSGSTAFDLTALYYGLQLQLVVYMDAALEMEERKKQDKPVVPAGIFYYNINDPVIDREGEMTDEEISGKMLKQLRMNGLVNSDLSAIAHLDHEIETESDVIPVAMKNGIIQEARSSVAGGKRFSSLRQFVREKLTSEGREILDGVIDVNPYKQGNRSACDYCPYHAVCGFDLKTTGYGFRKFKALKSQEIWPVIEGEEEEGESNGD; the protein is encoded by the coding sequence ATGTCCCTTCAACTGATACTGGGAGGATCCGGCTCCGGCAAGACCTATCGTCTTTATACGGAATTGATCCGCCAGTCCATAGAGCAGCCGGATACCCGGTATATCGCCATTGTACCGGAACAGTTTACCATGCAGACCCAGAAGGAGATCGTTTCCCTTCATCCAAACCATGGAGTCATGAATATTGATATCGTAAGCTTCAAACGTCTTGCCTACCGGGTATTTGAGGAGCTTGCTATTTCAAATCCCCAGGTTCTTGACGATATGGGAAAATCCATGGTGCTGCGGAAGGTTGCTGCCAATAAGAAAAAGGACCTGGTCCTTTATAAAGAACACTTGTCAAAGTCAGGTTTCATCTCCCAGCTAAAGTCCATGCTGTCAGAGCTTTACCAGTACGGCATATCACCGGAAATGCTGAGTGAAGAGATACCGGATACCATAAGTCCCATGCTCCGTCAGAAGCTTTCCGATATCTCTGTCATTTATCAGGGCTTTAAGGACTACATCAAAGATAAATATATCACCACGGAGGAGATTTTAGACGTACTGTGCAGAGTTCTGCCCCGGTCTGAGCTGATTAAGAACAGCGTGATCACCCTTGACGGCTATACCGGCTTTACTCCGGTTCAATACCGGATCCTGGAGCTGTTTCTCCGTTACAGCAAACGGGTCATAGTTACTGTGACCATAGATCCTGCTGAAAACATGAGCAGAAGATCCGGAGTTCAGGAGCTGTTTTATATGAGCCGTCAGATGATCTGGAAATTAAATGAACTGGCAAAAGAGACAGAGGCAGGAAAAGAGAAGGATATCCTTCTTAAGAACCACCCTGCTGTCCGTTACTTAGGAGAGTCGGAAGGGGAGGACCGGGAAGGGCAGGGCTGCGGGGAAAATGCCCTGGATTTTCTGGAACAAAACCTGTACCGTTATAAAGGGAAATCCTGTCATGAGGTTTCCGGTTCCATACGTCTGATTAAGGCTTTAAATCCAATGGAGGAGATTGCCTTTGTGATCCGTTCCATGGAAGAGGAGATTCGGAGCCATGGGCTTCGTTATCGGGATATGGCGGTCATTACCGGGGATATCGGGGGCTATTCCAATGAAATCATTCATCAGTTTCAGCTGAATGGAATCCCTTATTTCCTGGACAATAAAAAAAGCATTTTAAAAAATCCTATGGTAGAACTGATCCGCGCTGCCATGGAGATCATTCAAAAGGATTTTTCCTATGAATCTGTTTTCAGGTATTTGAGAACCGGTCTTATTACGTCCAAAGAGGAAGAAGAAAAAACAGACCGTCTGGAAAATTATGTCCTTGCCATGGGAATCCGGGGATTTAAAAAGTGGGATACCCTGTGGGAAGGCTGGTACCGGGGCGGCAAGGAGCTTAATCTGGAAGAATTAAACGAATTCCGGGAAGAGATCATGGCTCCTTTAAGGCGCTTAAGAGAGGCATTTAAAAATGCAGATTCCACGGTGGCCTCCATGACGGGGGCAGTGACAGCCCTTCTTATGGAGACCGGGATCGAAGAAAAGATGCTGACCTTTGAAGAAAAATTCCGGGCAATGGGAGAATTCACCCTTGTCATGGAATACAGCCAGGTTTATGGGCTGGTCATGGATTTATTTGACCGGCTGGCAGGGCTTTTAGGAGAAGAACACGTAAGCCGCAAGGAGTATGGAGAGATTCTTGAGGCCGGATTTTCCGAGATTCAGGTAGGACTGATTCCGGCCACTCTGGACCGGGTGGTGGTGGGGGATATCACCAGAACCAGGCTGGATCACATTAAGGTATTGTTTTTTGTCGGGGTCAACGACGGGATCGTGCCGGTGAAAAAGGAAAAAAGCAGCCTGTTTACGGACCGGGAAAGAGAATTTCTGGGAAATCATGATATGGAACTGGCTCCAACTGCCAGGGAAGAGGGATTACGGCAGAGGTTTTATCTTTACCTGGCATTGACAAAACCGGAGAAACGGCTGGTTTTATCCTATGCAGCCATGGATGGCAGCGGGAAAAGCCTGCGTCCTTCCACTTTGGTGGGAGAACTGAAAAGGCTGTTTCCCGGCCTTTTGGAGATCTCCCCTTCCAGGCTGGGGGTTCCTCTGTCCATGAGGGAGGCAAAGGACCGGCTGGCAGACGGACTCCGTGAGTTTGGAAAGACCGGGGAAGACAGGAAGCTTTTGGAGCTTTTAAAGGCATTTCTTTTATCTGAGAACCACAGGGAGGAAGGAAAGAGGCTGGCAGAAGCCGCTTTCTATGCCTATGAGCAGAGGGGAATCGGAAAAGTAGCAGCAAAAGCTCTTTACGGTTCTGTTATAAGCGGAAGTGTTACGAGAATGGAACAGTACGCCTCCTGCGCCTATGCCCATTTCTTAAATTACGGGCTGGAGCTGATGGAACGGCAGGAATATGAGCTGGCTGCCATGGATATCGGGAACCTGTTTCATGATTCTATTGACTTATGGTTTCAGCGGATGAAAGAGGAAGGAAGAGATTTTAGGAACATTACAGAGGAGGAGAGGAAAAGCCTGGTCCATGAATGCGTGGCTAAGGTGACAGAAGAATACGGCAATACTATTTTAAAAAGCTCTGCCAGAAATGCTTATCTGGCAGGCAAGGTGGAACGGATTACGGACCGGACGGTATGGGCCCTTTCCGAGCAGCTGAAAAAGGGAGATTTTGTTCCGGTGGGATTTGAGGTTTCCTTTTCCGCTGCCGACCAGTTGAAGGCCATGAGAATTCCTCTGTCAAAGGAGGAAGCCATTCATTTAAGAGGCAGGATCGACCGCATGGATCTATGCGAGGATGAAGACGCAGTTTATGTGAAGATCATCGATTATAAGTCAGGAAGCACGGCATTTGACTTGACGGCCCTGTATTACGGACTTCAGCTTCAGCTGGTGGTCTATATGGATGCGGCTCTCGAGATGGAGGAGAGGAAAAAGCAGGACAAGCCTGTGGTTCCTGCCGGCATCTTCTATTATAACATCAATGATCCGGTCATTGACAGGGAAGGCGAAATGACTGATGAGGAAATCAGCGGAAAGATGTTGAAACAGCTCCGCATGAATGGCCTGGTCAACAGCGATTTAAGCGCCATCGCCCACTTAGATCATGAGATTGAAACAGAATCTGATGTAATTCCTGTTGCAATGAAAAATGGAATCATACAGGAAGCAAGGTCATCGGTTGCAGGCGGCAAACGTTTTTCCTCATTAAGACAATTTGTGCGGGAAAAGCTGACTTCAGAAGGAAGAGAGATCCTTGACGGCGTCATCGATGTAAATCCCTATAAACAGGGAAACAGGAGCGCCTGCGATTACTGCCCTTACCATGCGGTCTGCGGATTCGATTTAAAGACAACCGGATATGGTTTCCGGAAATTTAAAGCCTTAAAATCCCAGGAAATATGGCCGGTCATTGAAGGAGAAGAGGAGGAAGGTGAATCAAATGGCGATTAG
- a CDS encoding MATE family efflux transporter: protein MNQKADTADVLKHNQITEGVIWKQLLLFFFPILFGTFFQQLYNTADAVIVGRFVGKEALAAVGGPTGPLINLLIGFFIGLSSGAGVIISQFYGARQEERVRQAVHTAIAFSILCGAIVMVVGILAAPYALIAMGTPDEILYYAVLYIRIYFAGVIPNLVYNMGAGILRATGDSRRPLYFLIASCFTNIILDILFVVYWHMGVMGAALATIISQLVSAVLVILVLIRTKEAYHLVPKAIRIDRDMLSRIIRIGFPAGLQSVMYSSSNIIIQSSVNTLGTNTIAAWTAYGKIDSVFWMIISAFGISITTFVGQNYGAGKKDRVYKGIRVCMAMSFASAAVLSVLLYTFGNYIYLLFTTDEAVIEKGTEILRYLAPTLFTYVCIEIYSGSLRGAGDCWIPMILTSLGVCALRIIWICIAVPLRPTIETVIFSYPLTWAATSLLFIIYFNWFSKLKRKRLPALFKK, encoded by the coding sequence ATGAACCAGAAAGCAGACACGGCAGATGTACTTAAGCATAATCAGATTACAGAGGGAGTGATATGGAAACAGCTTCTTCTGTTTTTCTTTCCCATTTTATTTGGAACTTTTTTTCAGCAGCTTTATAATACCGCCGATGCAGTTATTGTGGGACGGTTTGTAGGAAAGGAAGCGCTGGCAGCCGTTGGAGGCCCTACAGGACCCCTCATCAATCTTTTGATCGGGTTCTTCATAGGGCTTTCTTCCGGTGCCGGTGTCATTATTTCCCAGTTTTACGGAGCCAGGCAGGAGGAACGGGTGAGACAGGCGGTCCACACTGCAATCGCATTTTCCATCCTATGCGGCGCAATCGTGATGGTTGTGGGCATCCTGGCAGCGCCTTATGCTTTAATAGCAATGGGAACACCTGATGAGATCTTATACTATGCAGTTCTGTACATACGGATCTACTTTGCAGGAGTGATCCCAAATCTTGTTTATAATATGGGCGCAGGAATCCTGCGGGCTACCGGGGATTCCAGGCGCCCTCTTTACTTTTTGATTGCAAGCTGCTTCACCAATATCATCCTGGATATCCTATTCGTGGTCTACTGGCATATGGGCGTCATGGGAGCGGCCCTTGCCACCATAATCTCCCAGTTAGTCAGCGCCGTTCTTGTGATCCTGGTTTTAATAAGGACAAAGGAAGCCTACCATCTGGTGCCAAAGGCCATCAGGATCGACCGGGACATGCTGAGCCGCATTATAAGGATCGGATTTCCCGCAGGACTTCAATCCGTTATGTACTCCTCTTCCAATATCATCATCCAGTCCAGCGTCAATACTCTGGGAACCAATACCATTGCAGCATGGACAGCCTATGGTAAGATAGACAGCGTATTCTGGATGATCATCAGCGCTTTTGGAATTTCCATCACTACCTTTGTGGGACAGAACTATGGAGCAGGGAAAAAAGACCGGGTCTATAAAGGGATCCGGGTCTGCATGGCCATGAGCTTTGCTTCTGCTGCCGTACTCAGCGTTCTTCTTTATACCTTTGGAAATTACATATATCTGCTGTTTACCACCGACGAGGCTGTAATTGAAAAAGGAACGGAAATACTCCGTTACCTTGCTCCAACACTTTTCACCTACGTCTGCATAGAGATTTACTCCGGTTCCCTCCGGGGAGCCGGTGACTGCTGGATTCCCATGATACTCACCAGCCTTGGAGTCTGTGCGCTCCGTATTATCTGGATCTGCATAGCAGTTCCCCTGCGTCCCACCATTGAGACCGTGATTTTCAGCTACCCATTGACCTGGGCCGCCACCTCGTTACTGTTCATCATATACTTTAACTGGTTCAGCAAACTGAAAAGGAAACGGCTTCCCGCTCTTTTTAAAAAATAA
- a CDS encoding YitT family protein, with protein MWEKLRRDKRARNAITTMAVAVSALLQTYVIQAFIKPAGLLSGGFTGIAILVDRVTSLYGFNISTSLGMIALNIPVAWACSRNISKRFTFFSLMQVFLTSGFLRILNFSPIFEDRLLNVIYGGVLYGFGIVLALKGNASSGGTDFIALYVSNKTGNSIWSQVFIGNVLLLCIFGGIFGWDYAGYSILFQFVGTKVISTFHHRYERVTLQITTVEGPKLANKYVEAFHHGISCVDAVGGYSKKKMYLLHTVVSSYEVADIVALFHEVDEHVIVNMFKTQQFYGTFYRAPME; from the coding sequence ATGTGGGAGAAACTGAGGAGAGATAAGCGCGCCCGTAATGCGATAACGACCATGGCAGTTGCAGTCTCCGCACTTTTGCAGACCTATGTTATCCAGGCATTTATCAAACCGGCAGGCCTTCTGTCAGGAGGTTTTACGGGGATTGCAATTTTAGTTGACCGGGTGACGTCCCTGTATGGATTTAATATTTCCACTTCCCTTGGCATGATTGCTTTGAATATTCCGGTGGCATGGGCCTGCAGCAGGAATATCAGCAAACGGTTCACTTTTTTTTCCCTGATGCAGGTTTTCCTGACCAGTGGGTTTTTAAGGATATTGAATTTTTCACCTATATTTGAAGACCGGCTTTTAAATGTTATTTACGGCGGTGTCCTTTATGGCTTTGGCATTGTTCTTGCTCTTAAGGGCAACGCTTCCAGCGGAGGAACGGATTTTATCGCCCTGTATGTTTCCAATAAGACGGGCAATTCCATCTGGTCCCAGGTTTTTATAGGAAATGTGCTGCTGCTTTGTATTTTCGGAGGGATTTTCGGATGGGATTATGCAGGGTATTCCATTTTGTTCCAGTTTGTAGGGACGAAAGTTATCTCTACTTTTCACCACAGATACGAAAGAGTTACTCTCCAGATCACTACGGTGGAGGGGCCAAAGCTTGCTAATAAATATGTTGAGGCCTTTCATCATGGAATATCCTGCGTGGATGCGGTAGGAGGCTACAGCAAGAAGAAGATGTATCTTCTTCATACCGTGGTGTCTTCCTATGAGGTAGCCGACATTGTAGCGCTGTTCCATGAGGTGGATGAGCATGTGATCGTAAACATGTTTAAAACCCAGCAGTTTTACGGAACTTTTTACAGAGCGCCCATGGAATGA